Proteins encoded within one genomic window of Acidovorax sp. 107:
- a CDS encoding sulfurtransferase: MSTVTATASDAVLISPTQLQALQAAEPVVLIDTRDADTYALGHIPGAVNLRETFTYLATSTPQGLQELKDTFAAHLGAIGLSGAETTVFYEDALNSGYGQSCRGYYLLTWLGYPKVKVLNGGYSAWKAAELPVSTEAVVPTPAIFPTNLATTDVMLTKEDVIEALGTDTVLLDVRDVDEWIGDSSSPYGKDFAPRKGRLPGAKWLEWYRFMKPSPQGPVFKSPDEVRAECATAGISPADTVYLYCFKGARASNTFLALKQAGFADVRMYFGSWNEWSRDDKLPIESGLPLVKFPKKPALALAA, from the coding sequence GTGGTGCTGATCGACACCCGCGACGCCGACACCTATGCCCTGGGGCACATCCCCGGCGCGGTGAACCTGCGCGAGACCTTCACCTACCTCGCCACCTCCACGCCCCAGGGCTTGCAGGAGCTGAAAGACACCTTTGCCGCGCACCTGGGCGCGATCGGCCTGTCGGGCGCCGAGACGACGGTGTTCTATGAGGATGCACTCAACAGCGGCTACGGCCAGTCGTGCCGGGGCTACTACCTGCTGACCTGGCTGGGCTATCCCAAGGTCAAGGTATTGAATGGCGGCTACTCGGCCTGGAAGGCGGCAGAGCTGCCCGTCTCCACCGAGGCTGTGGTGCCCACCCCGGCCATCTTCCCCACCAACCTGGCCACCACCGACGTGATGCTGACCAAGGAAGACGTGATCGAGGCCCTGGGCACCGACACCGTGCTGCTGGACGTGCGCGATGTGGACGAATGGATTGGCGACAGCTCCAGCCCCTACGGCAAGGACTTTGCGCCCCGCAAGGGCCGCCTGCCCGGCGCCAAGTGGCTGGAGTGGTACCGCTTCATGAAGCCCTCGCCCCAGGGCCCCGTCTTCAAGTCACCAGACGAAGTGCGCGCCGAATGCGCCACGGCCGGCATCAGCCCGGCAGACACGGTGTACCTGTATTGCTTCAAGGGCGCGCGTGCGTCCAACACCTTCCTCGCGCTCAAGCAGGCGGGCTTTGCCGATGTGCGCATGTACTTCGGCTCGTGGAACGAATGGTCGCGCGACGACAAGCTGCCGATCGAAAGCGGGCTGCCGCTGGTCAAGTTCCCCAAAAAGCCTGCGCTGGCGCTGGCGGCCTGA
- a CDS encoding OsmC family protein: MSTDLLEPSAPVTTVHTHLRPIDRDGLMAFADKGRNNPASRGTNKVHTVMEGQYRSLSYVGNHAPVVVDEPLHLFGQDTAPAPGEIVLSGLGGCLAVGITAVATWKQVKLSKIEVFMEGDIGNPAAWGAGGALQKTPPEMGFQAIRVKVLVEGDAPREVLDEIVQHANFYSPVANSMRNPIPFEISLAD; the protein is encoded by the coding sequence ATGTCCACCGATCTGCTGGAACCCTCTGCCCCCGTCACCACCGTGCACACGCACCTGCGCCCCATCGACCGCGACGGCCTGATGGCCTTTGCCGACAAAGGCCGCAACAACCCCGCCAGCCGGGGCACCAACAAGGTCCACACGGTGATGGAGGGGCAGTACCGCTCGCTGAGTTATGTGGGCAACCACGCACCAGTGGTGGTGGACGAGCCCCTGCACCTGTTCGGCCAGGACACGGCACCCGCGCCCGGCGAAATCGTGCTGTCAGGCCTGGGCGGCTGCCTGGCCGTAGGCATCACGGCCGTGGCCACCTGGAAGCAGGTCAAGCTCAGCAAGATCGAGGTGTTCATGGAAGGCGACATCGGCAACCCCGCCGCCTGGGGTGCGGGTGGCGCATTGCAGAAGACGCCGCCGGAGATGGGCTTCCAGGCCATCCGCGTGAAGGTGCTGGTGGAGGGCGATGCACCGCGCGAGGTGTTGGACGAGATCGTGCAGCACGCCAATTTCTACTCGCCCGTGGCCAACAGCATGCGCAACCCCATTCCGTTCGAGATCAGCCTCGCGGACTAA